In one Lolium rigidum isolate FL_2022 chromosome 3, APGP_CSIRO_Lrig_0.1, whole genome shotgun sequence genomic region, the following are encoded:
- the LOC124696302 gene encoding uncharacterized protein LOC124696302: MGSSALPLRSAPAAAAAPVRNVFLILPTPIRQNFRRPGRNPSVPSSKAPNWAKPNSLLTLLRIRRQRRRDLRDAAPDDGAIQIEGLWRRASPRRRPVAVKPPCSRGSPSKSSSTASRSWGPTSSDGPDQDLSPVYSSRRRRMGSLCCEKMKEGRMLNWNMVLKIIFAPFKKESIKKPMGLIQFRPTNRGRERWRPWHIGCDHVVLPMPTNSWRNGV; the protein is encoded by the exons GAGAAatgtgttccttattctgccaacaCCAATACGTCAAAACTTTCGTCGTCCTGGTCGTAACCCTTCGGTTCCGTCGTCCAAAGCGCCAAATTGGGCCAAGCCCAACAGCCTACTCACTCTCCTCCGCATCAGACGACAACGACGGCGAGATCTGAGGGACGCAGCCCCAGACGACGGCGCGATCCAGATAGAGGGGCTATGGCGCCGCGCGTCTCCGCGACGGAGGCCAGTGGCAGTCAAGCCCCCCTGCTCACGCGGCTCTCCAAGCAAGTCGTCCTCCACTGCCTCCCGAAGCTGGGGGCCAACGAGCTCCGACGGCCCGGATCAAGACCTCTCCCCAGTCTACTCGTCGCGGCGGCGCAG AATGGGAAGCCTTTGCTGCGAAAAAATGAAGGAGGGTAGAATGTTGAATTGGAATATGGTACTGAAGATCATCTTTGCACCCTTCAAGAAG GAATCAATCAAGAAACCTATGGGCTTAATACAATTTCGTCCAACCAATAGGGGTAGAGAAAGGTGGAGGCCGTGGCACATCGGTTGTGATCATGTTGTCCTTCCCATGCCGACAAACTCGTGGAGAAACGGAGTGTGA